A single genomic interval of Rhododendron vialii isolate Sample 1 chromosome 3a, ASM3025357v1 harbors:
- the LOC131319952 gene encoding pentatricopeptide repeat-containing protein At1g25360-like encodes MKNAATKSINPCDIRAVANFYAAQLQLCCPHSPTSYAQARRVHAHMTTSGFKPRGHILNRLIDIYCKSSHLVFAHQLFDKIPHPDIVARTTMLAAYSASRKPDMALEIFNTTPLRIRDTVFYNAMITTHCHNDDGHAAIELFRGMRREGFPPDNFTFTSVLSASALVADRETHCQQLHCAVVKSGTGLVTSVVNALISVYVKCASSPLVSSSSLMGAARKLFDEMPVRDELTWTTIITGYVRNGDLDTARRVFEGMEEKLVVAWNAMISGYVHNGFVSEALEIFRRMNLSGIKLDEFTYTSVLSACASAGLFLFGKQVHAYILRMDDKLSWDFSLSVDNALITLYWKCGKVDEARMIFNNMPVRDLVSWNAILSTYVSAGRINEARSFFIEMPERNLLTWTVIISGMAQNGLGEEGLKLFNQMKLEGLKPCDYAFAGAISSCAVLAALEHGRQLHAQIVRLGFDSSLSAGNALITMYARCGVVEAAHCLFLTMPFMDSVSWNAMIAALGQHGHGAQALELFEQMLEEEILPDRITFLTILSACSHAGLVNQGRSYFDAMYGLYGIRPDEDHYARLIDLLCRAGKFSEAEDAIQRLPFEPGVPIWEALLGGCRIHRNVDLGVQSAERLLELRPQHDGTYILLSNMYADVGRWDDMAKVRKLMRDRGVKKEPGCSWVEVENKVHVFLVDDTAHPEVQAVYNYLEELGMKMRELGYVPDTKYTLHDVGSDQKQHGLSTHSEKLAVVFGLLKLPRGATVRVFKNLRICGDCHNAFKFMSKVVERDIVVRDGKRFHQFRNGECSCGNYW; translated from the coding sequence ATGAAGAATGCTGCCACCAAATCCATAAACCCCTGCGACATCCGTGCCGTGGCAAACTTTTACGCAGCCCAGCTCCAACTATGCTGCCCGCACAGCCCCACCTCGTACGCCCAAGCCCGTCGCGTCCACGCCCACATGACCACTTCTGGGTTCAAACCCCGTGGTCACATCCTCAACCGCCTCATCGACATCTACTGCAAATCCTCCCACCTCGTCTTCGCCCACCAACTGTTCGACAAAATTCCCCATCCGGACATCGTCGCAAGAACCACAATGCTCGCCGCATACTCTGCTTCTAGAAAACCAGACATGGCCCTGGAGATATTTAACACGACCCCGTTGAGGATAAGGGACACCGTCTTCTACAATGCCATGATCACGACCCACTGCCATAACGACGACGGTCACGCTGCTATCGAACTCTTTCGCGGTATGAGGCGGGAGGGTTTCCCGCCTGATAACTTCACTTTTACTAGCGTCCTGTCCGCGTCAGCCCTCGTAGCGGATCGAGAAACCCATTGCCAGCAGTTGCATTGTGCAGTTGTGAAGTCAGGAACTGGGTTGGTGACTTCGGTAGTGAATGCACTTATATCGGTTTACGTGAAATGTGCATCTTCTCCATTAGTGTCTTCATCTTCGTTGATGGGTGCTGCTAGGAAGCTTTTTGATGAGATGCCCGTGAGAGATGAATTAACATGGACTACAATCATTACAGGTTACGTGAGGAATGGTGACCTGGATACAGCTCGTCGAGTTTTTGAAGGGATGGAAGAGAAGTTAGTGGTTGCTTGGAATGCCATGATTTCGGGTTATGTACATAATGGCTTTGTGAGTGAGGCGTTGGAAATATTTAGAAGGATGAATCTGTCGGGAATAAAGCTCGATGAATTTACATACACTAGCGTTCTTAGCGCTTGTGCTAGTGCTGGATTGTTCCTCTTTGGGAAGCAAGTTCACGCGTACATTCTACGAATGGATGACAAACTTTCATGGGACTTTTCATTGTCTGTTGATAATGCACTTATTACCTTGTATTGGAAATGTGGCAAAGTTGATGAAGCACGCATGATTTTTAATAACATGCCAGTAAGAGACCTTGTTTCGTGGAATGCAATTTTATCAACGTATGTGAGTGCTGGGCGAATTAATGAAGCTAGGTCCTTTTTCATTGAGATGCCAGAGAGGAACCTTTTGACATGGACAGTTATCATATCAGGAATGGCCCAGAATGGGTTGGGGGAAGAAGGTCTGAAGTTGTTTAACCAGATGAAGTTAGAGGGATTAAAGCCATGCGACTATGCATTTGCAGGAGCTATTTCTTCTTGTGCTGTGCTTGCAGCATTGGAGCATGGACGCCAGCTCCATGCGCAGATTGTCCGATTAGGGTTTGATTCAAGCCTCTCAGCTGGCAATGCACTAATAACTATGTACGCTAGATGCGGTGTTGTTGAGGCTGCGCACTGTTTGTTTCTGACAATGCCTTTTATGGATTCAGTTTCTTGGAATGCCATGATTGCTGCTTTAGGGCAACACGGGCATGGTGCTCAAGCTCTAGAGCTTTTTGAACAGATGTTGGAGGAAGAAATATTACCTGATCGGATAACTTTCCTCACTATTCTCTCTGCTTGTAGCCATGCAGGTTTAGTTAACCAAGGACGTAGTTATTTCGATGCCATGTACGGATTATATGGTATACGCCCAGATGAAGATCATTATGCCCGccttattgatttgttgtgtCGAGCTGGAAAATTCTCTGAAGCAGAGGACGCAATCCAAAGACTACCTTTTGAGCCAGGTGTACCAATTTGGGAGGCTCTCCTTGGTGGTTGCCGAATTCATAGGAACGTGGATTTAGGGGTCCAGTCGGCAGAACGATTATTGGAGCTGAGGCCACAACATGATGGAACGTACATCCTTTTGTCAAACATGTATGCTGATGTGGGTCGATGGGATGACATGGCAAAAGTAAGAAAGTTGATGAGGGACAGAGGGGTTAAGAAGGAGCCCGGTTGTAGTTGGGTTGAGGTTGAAAACAAGGTACATGTATTCTTGGTGGATGACACAGCACACCCTGAGGTGCAAGCAGTGTACAACTATCTTGAAGAGTTGGGAATGAAGATGAGGGAATTAGGGTATGTGCCTGACACCAAGTATACTTTGCATGATGTGGGGTCCGATCAAAAACAACATGGTTTATCAACTCACAGTGAGAAGCTTGCAGTTGTATTTGGTCTCCTAAAGCTTCCTCGTGGAGCCACCGTTAGGGTTTTCAAGAACCTTAGGATATGTGGAGATTGCCATAATGCGTTCAAGTTCATGTCAAAAGTTGTAGAAAGAGACATTGTTGTGAGAGATGGGAAGAGGTTTCATCAATTTAGGAATGGTGAATGCTCTTGTGGCAATTACTGGTGA